A region of the Acidobacteriota bacterium genome:
CTGCTCGACCGGCTCATCCGTTTGAAGAAACACCTGTGCAGGCCGCCGCCGCAGTCCCGGACACCCAGGCACAAGCGGCTGCAGCCGGCGCTTCCTCAGCCCATTCCGCTTCCGAGATGGCTCACGTTGCAACGCCCGCGCCGATCATGGCCAGTCATGCAACCCCAAACCTGAGTGCTGCGGTCGAAGAAATCGCTGCGAAACCTCCTGTTCCTGCGCCACGCGCGAGTTCGCTGACCGCGAAGCCTGCCAAACCGGCGATTCCCGAGACGGACATGTTCATGCCGCCGGCCAAAGAGATTCCCACAAAACCTTCGGACGATCCTATTCTCGCGGACCTGGAATCCGATTCACCGACTGCGCCCGTGTTTAGCTCCTATCCCGCAGAGCCCGAGAAAAAGGGACGCGGATCGCTCTATGCTCTCCTAATTCTTATGCTCCTTGGCGGTGGACTATACGCTGCCTGGATGTATCAGCCCGGGTTCCGCGAGTTCGCGCAACCGCAGATCGATAAAGTAGTCGAGATGATCACAGGATCAACACCGTCGCAGCAAACTCCTGCGGCTCATCCTGTTCCGGCGCCCGCGCCTGCAAAGGCTCCAGCGACGCAACCCTCGCCAGCGGCGGCGACACCAGTTTCTGACAACGCCGCGGTTCCGGCAGCAATAACTCCGAGTTCAAGTTCGGCTCCGGCATCGACCGATTCCGCCGTTCCGGCTCCTCTGGCATCGTCAGCGGCCGATGCCCCAACTACGACTCCGGCATCAGATACCGCCAAGCCACAGGTTCCTGCAGACAGCAAGAAAAGTGCGGTCAGCACCCCGGCTCCCGACGCGGAATTGGCGGGCGAGAAGAGTGCTGTAATTCTCTCTTCGCAGGGTGCGGAAAAGCGACTCATCCGGCATTCCCAACCCGTCTATCCAGCGGCTGCCCGCAAGGCAGGCGTTGAAGGGACCGTTGTTCTGAAGACCGTGGTCAACACAAACGGCGTGGTAGAAGGCGTTCGCTTAGTGGAAGGAGACCGTGCACTCGCTGCAGCGGCTATCGCATCGGTCAAGCAATGGCGCTATCGTCCTTACGTTCGTGACGGAAAGGCTCAGCCCTTCCAAACCATCGTTCTGGTGGAATTTCAACGCTAGCCAACCATCGGCCGCTACTTCTATTACTCCCGTAACTTGCTGGTACTCCGAAGTGTAACTAGGATTTCTGTGTATGAGTTACCAAGCGTTACTCTTCTGTCTCGACGAAAGACTGTCGCGTGTGGTCACGCAGGTCTTCAGCGAACTGGACTTCACGGTGGAACAGGTCAACGAGCCCTTTGCTGCTGTCAAGAAATTGATGGCGCAGCGCTATGACGCCGTCGTGGTCGACTGCGAGAACGAGCCGAATGCCACTCTGCTGTTCAAGAGCGCGCGTAATTCCAGTTCCAACCAAAGCTCGCTCGCTCTCGCATTAGTCGAGGGGCAGGCCGGAGTTGCGAAAGCCTACCGCATCGGGGCCAACCTGGTACTCACCAAGCCAATCAATGTTGAGCAGGCGAAGGGGACCCTGCGGGTCGCGCGCGGGCTCTTGCGCAAAAATCAGGACGCTGCAACTCCAGCCGCAAAAGCCGCACCCACGCCCGCTCCGGCTGCACCTGCGCGTGTGCCTGCTCCCGCTCCAGTTGCTTTCAAGCCGCCGATTCAGAATGTTCCGGCCGCTCCAATTCAGAATATTCCTGAGGTTCCCGAATTCGAGTCAGCATTGCCTGCGATGGCCGCATCGGCGGAGTTCGCAGAAACGCATGTCGCGATTCCCGTCCCTGAATCGCAATCAACCGTTGCGCCGGTAGTAGATTCTTCGGCTGACAGTGTGCTTGCTGCTTCCTTGTTCGAACCGGCAAAACCAGTTGCCCAACCGTCGACTCCCGCTCCGGTCAAGAATGCAGCCGCCAGTTCGGCCAGCGCATTTGGAGCTGCGTCGGCTCCGGCTCCCGCTAAAGAGATTGCTATTCCCGCGGAACCGAAGCCCGCGATCGTTCCCTCGGCCGAGAGAACCGAGATGGCAGCACCGAGCTTTGGCGCAACCAATGTCGGCAGCAGCCCTTCCTTCGGGGCCCTCGACACCCATGATTCTGACGGATCCGGTGGAAGCAAGAAAATGCTCGTCATCGCCGCGCTCGTTCTAGTGTCGGCCGCGCTTGGCTATTTTGGTTACACCAAGCTCAGCAAACCCAGCGCTGCTGCTCCATCGATCGCTGCGCCCCAAGCGTCGGCGCCTGCAACATCGCCGGCGCCGGTCAGCGCGAAGCCATCCGGAGCCATATCCGATCCGAGCGCTTCCGCTGCGCAGCCGGCCACAACGACCACCAAACCAGCGTTGACAGCTAACACGCCGGCCGTTGCGATTAGCGAACCTGAAGTGGTCACAAAGAAGGTTGCGCCGGCCATTGTCGTGAAGACATCGACCCCGAAGAAGATTCAGGCGTCAAGCGAGGAAGCGGCTCCGCAAGTGCCCAGTCCGCTTGCCATGGCCTCGGACAGCGATAAGAAACTGAGTGGACTGGTGTCATCGGTACCGACCGCAATGCCGACCGCCACCTTGTCCAAGGTGAAGATTTCCCAGGGAGTCTCGCAGGGATTGCTGATCAAGCGTATCCAGCCACGGTATCCGCAGAATGCACTTTCCATGCGCATTCAAGGAGCCGTGCTGATGGAAGCCACTATCGACAAGGAAGGCAACATCTCCAATCTGAAAGTTGTCAACGGAGACCCGGTGCTGGCCCGCGCGGCTACCGACGCAGTCCGCCAGTGGCGATACAAGCCCTACTACCTGAATGGCGAGCCAGTTGAAATTCAGACGCAGATCACAGTCAACTTCAAATTGCCCAACTAGTTGAGCTGTACGTCGTGAGGACGGCGTTTTGGACGCCCGGGGTGGGCGCTGATGCTGCGGAACTTGTGATACAGGACGTGCAGATCCTCACTCAACAGG
Encoded here:
- a CDS encoding TonB family protein, whose product is MPHALLLSPDDQAVSAITAVLEEMSVTCERPLDGPSAAKKLMSQSFDLVLVDCENLPAAKLIFDVCRRSQTGTNPVPIAIVDGRAGLPTAFRLGAELILTKPVAKDQARTTIRTAVSRVKKEDAARPAHPFEETPVQAAAAVPDTQAQAAAAGASSAHSASEMAHVATPAPIMASHATPNLSAAVEEIAAKPPVPAPRASSLTAKPAKPAIPETDMFMPPAKEIPTKPSDDPILADLESDSPTAPVFSSYPAEPEKKGRGSLYALLILMLLGGGLYAAWMYQPGFREFAQPQIDKVVEMITGSTPSQQTPAAHPVPAPAPAKAPATQPSPAAATPVSDNAAVPAAITPSSSSAPASTDSAVPAPLASSAADAPTTTPASDTAKPQVPADSKKSAVSTPAPDAELAGEKSAVILSSQGAEKRLIRHSQPVYPAAARKAGVEGTVVLKTVVNTNGVVEGVRLVEGDRALAAAAIASVKQWRYRPYVRDGKAQPFQTIVLVEFQR
- a CDS encoding energy transducer TonB yields the protein MASDSDKKLSGLVSSVPTAMPTATLSKVKISQGVSQGLLIKRIQPRYPQNALSMRIQGAVLMEATIDKEGNISNLKVVNGDPVLARAATDAVRQWRYKPYYLNGEPVEIQTQITVNFKLPN